From a region of the Lactuca sativa cultivar Salinas chromosome 4, Lsat_Salinas_v11, whole genome shotgun sequence genome:
- the LOC111894902 gene encoding B3 domain-containing protein REM9 has protein sequence MFISGRCIGQVRAAISIPLSQFQPSAVCKIMALRPLPSFYKILLDRSAPRLDLPSGFIRRHLENKIPENPILRSRNGGYEWRLKIKKEGEIYCFTDGWSDVVEDSELGFGDFLVFWLVDESTFKFSIFSPNGCERDFPSQIQVKNDDHDEVEEQDAEQEEEELEVEDGVEDDEEEAAEEDDEDEEEEEEEEDSEEEEDDIFDDGGVDEEEDAGDEDDDGDGGGDVDVDGDDGDPYFMTIMSKGHTMSMRLPSEFARLARIDAERSVIMKNIDGQEWKIRLQSDSKRYYLSAGWSEFRRVNELCEGDKCVFKFIKSEDKLCLAKVTKKRVQSKQPPPVEVLKKRSRGQPPPPRVEVQPKQSTGKAQAPVAEVLKRSRGKPQPPPSRVVVESKDDVREVVNEKQPAEKVPPAAEVSKRPRGRPPRVQVVVEEKGRSKNPAEKAPEVEVSKRLRGRPPRVEVVVEKKGRSKKSAGKAPAAEISKRLRCRPLHVEVVAEEKGRSKKPVGKAPAAEVSKMLRRRPPRVEVAVEKKVQSKKPAGKAPADEVLKRKRGRPSHVEVEGGKSVVKRSPGRPFKRKRGRPASGS, from the exons ATGTTTATTTCAGGTAGGTGTATAGGGCAAGTACGAGCGGCAATTAGCATTCCTCTTTCCCAATTCCAACCCTCTGCAGTCTGCAAAATCATGGCCCTTCGCCCGCTCCCTTCCTTCTACAAGATTTTGCTCGACCGTTCCGCCCCTCGCTTG GATTTGCCATCTGGTTTTATCCGCAGGCACTTGGAGAACAAGATCCCTGAGAACCCAATACTCCGATCAAGAAATGGAGGTTATGAATGGAGATTGAAGATAAAAAAAGAAGGTGAAATTTACTGCTTTACCGATGGATGGAGCGACGTCGTTGAAGATAGCGAATTGGGATTTGGGGATTTTCTTGTGTTTTGGCTCGTTGATGAATCCACAttcaaattttcaattttcaGTCCAAATGGGTGTGAAAGAGATTTCCCCTCACAAATCCAGGTTAAAAATGATGACCATGATGAAGTAGAAGAACAAGACGCAGAGCAAGAGGAAGAAGAACTTGAAGTTGAAGATGGTGTCGAAGACGACGAAGAAGAAGCAGCAGAAGAAGATGATGAGGAtgaggaagaggaagaggaagaggaagattctgaggaagaagaagatgatattTTTGATGATGGTGGTGTCGACGAAGAAGAAGATGCCGGTGACGAAGATgacgatggtgatggtggtggtgatgttgATGTTGATGGGGATGATGGCGATCCTTACTTTATGACGATTATGTCTAAAGGTCACACAATGTCTATG CGGCTTCCATCGGAATTTGCTCGGTTGGCCAGAATAGATGCAGAAAGAAGCGTGATAATGAAGAATATTGATGGACAAGAGTGGAAAATAAGGTTACAATCTGATAGCAAAAGGTACTATTTGTCGGCAGGGTGGAGTGAATTCCGGCGAGTTAATGAGTTATGTGAAGGTGATAAATGTGTATTTAAATTTATCAAAAGCGAAGACAAGTTGTGTCTAGCAAAAGTCACCAAGAAAAGAGTTCAGTCCAAGCAACCACCGCCggttgaagttttgaagaagagGTCCAGAGGGCAGCCGCCACCGCCACGTGTGGAGGTGCAGCCCAAGCAGTCAACTGGCAAAGCTCAAGCTCCGGTGGCTGAAGTTTTGAAGAGATCAAGAGGGAAGCCTCAACCGCCACCGTCACGCGTGGTGGTGGAAAGTAAAGATGATGTACGGGAGGTGGTGAATGAAAAGCAGCCAGCCGAAAAAGTTCCACCCGCGGCTGAAGTTTCGAAGAGACCGAGAGGGCGGCCGCCGCGTgtgcaggtggtggtggaggaaaAAGGGCGGTCTAAGAATCCGGCTGAGAAAGCTCCGGAGGTTGAAGTTTCAAAGAGATTAAGAGGGCGGCCACCACGTGTGGAGGTGGTGGTTGAGAAAAAGGGGCGGTCTAAGAAGTCGGCTGGCAAAGCTCCAGCGGCTGAAATTTCAAAGAGATTAAGATGTCGACCACTACatgtggaggtggtggcggaggaaaAAGGGCGATCTAAGAAGCCAGTTGGCAAAGCTCCAGCGGCTGAAGTTTCAAAGATGCTAAGACGGCGGCCACCACGTGTGGAGGTGGCGGTGGAGAAAAAGGTGCAGTCCAAGAAGCCAGCTGGCAAAGCTCCGGCGGATGAAGTATTGAAAAGGAAGAGAGGGCGGCCGTCACATGTGGAGGTGGAAGGTGGGAAGTCAGTTGTGAAGAGATCACCGGGAAGGCCATTTAAGAGGAAGAGAGGGCGGCCGGCCAGCGGCTCATga
- the LOC111894903 gene encoding uncharacterized protein LOC111894903 translates to MASSICSSFRAIIPQWTHTNKNFRYCLLLHCKRKHSFNFTPLTISSAFNDDSIPPTPNPKRSQMSYDPSEDLFGIYADLQPRKGLSSDSSPRSWFGPNGQYIRELPCPSCRGRGYTPCTICGIERARLDCSQCNGKGMVTCHQCSGECVIWEESIDERPWEKARSISPLRVKEDDEVDNLEIKLSVRKKSKRVYHSPSPEVGLKISKALKSLNAKTGLFTNRMKLIHGNPKLHAQRVAAIKKSKGSVDARKHASESMKAFFSNPENRRKRSISMKGVDFYCKNCGRLGHRRHYCPEVDQTDRRFRCSLCGEKGHNRRSCKTNESNSDKTSFNPPCCSVCGKPGHNRRTCLELQEISPTTKTQGIKKSPVDLKKRGYTCRLCGGEGHNLRTCPSTNIS, encoded by the exons ATGGCTTCATCCATATGCTCTTCGTTTCGAGCAATTATCCCTCAGTGGACTCACACCAACAAAAATTTCAGATACTGTCTACTCCTACACTGCAAAAGGAAGCATTCTTTCAATTTCACGCCATTAACTATTTCTTCTGCTTTCAACGATGATTCCATTCCTCCAACACCAAACCCTAAACGATCCCAG ATGAGTTACGATCCTTCAGAAGATCTCTTCGGAATTTACGCGGATCTGCAGCCGAG GAAAGGTCTTTCAAGTGATTCAAGTCCAAGGTCTTGGTTTGGTCCAAATGGTCAGTATATTAGAGAGTTGCCTTGCCCAAGTTGCAGGGGAAGGGGCTACACTCCCTGCACAATATGTGGCATTGAAAGAGCAAGATTAGATTGTTCACAGTGTAATGGCAAG GGTATGGTTACATGTCATCAATGCTCAGGCGAATGCGTAATTTGGGAAGAATCCATTgatgaaagaccatgggagaaAGCTCGTTCAAT TTCTCCACTGAGAGTAAAGGAAGATGATGAAGTTGACAATCTTGAAATAAAACTGTCTGTAAGGAAAAAGTCAAAGCGTGTATACCATTCTCCATCTCCTGAAGTTGGTTTGAAGATCAGTAAAGCTTTGAAA AGTCTGAATGCAAAAACTGGATTATTCACAAACCGAATGAAACTCATCCATGGTAACCCCAAGCTTCATGCTCAACGAGTGGCAGCCATCAAG AAATCTAAAGGGTCTGTTGATGCAAGAAAGCATGCTTCAGAATCCATGAAAGCCTTCTTTAGCAATCCAGAAAACCGACGCAAAAGAAGCATTTCCATGAAAG GGGTGGACTTTTATTGCAAAAACTGCGGTCGATTAGGGCACAGGAGACACTACTGTCCGGAAGTTGATCAAACGGATCGACGGTTCAGATGCAGTTTGTGTGGGGAAAAGGGTCACAACAGAAGAAGCTGTAAGACAAATGAATCAAATTCAGATAAAACAAGTTTTAATCCACCGTGTTGCAGCGTATGTGGAAAACCCGGGCATAATCGTAGGACTTGCCTTGAGCTTCAAGAAATCTCCCCCACAACCAAAACTCAGGGGATCAAAAAATCTCCTGTTGACTTGAAGAAAAGAGGTTACACTTGCAGGCTGTGTGGAGGAGAAGGTCACAACCTCAGGACATGCCCCTCAACAAATATATCTTAA
- the LOC111894901 gene encoding pentatricopeptide repeat-containing protein At2g02750, with amino-acid sequence MKRKLSYLVRTGFYIEALSLFSKLHFQSHPVDEFTFPFLLKACSKLKLLPHGQILHAHLTKTGFNSDIYTATSLTDMYFKFQFMGSALKVFDEITEPNTTLINVVVSGFSQNGYYKESLDIFRRVNSEYGLKPDSATIASLLSGCENDLKDGLQIHCWAFKIGVETDIYVATSLVTMYSNYKHPETASIVFKQIHNRNVTCYNAYLTGLLQNQNFQPVIETFKQMLQSSDENPNPVTFISVLSACSNLKNLKFGTQVHGLLIKLNLVLNVLTGTALLDMYSKCGYWHWAHDVFKNLEGVRNLITWNSMISGMMLNGEIETAIHLFSMLGSEGFKPDSATWNCMINGFSHLGKTHESFLFFKKMLETGESPSMKSITSLLSACASMFGFVSGKEIHGYVIRNGINHDEFVATALVDMYMKCSRPSWAFLVFNNLEIKPSDPVIWNAMISGYGRNGEIESAFEMFDWMLKENVKPNSSTFNCLLSCCSHSGKVEKSLEILRMMKCYDLVPGSEHYGSVIDVLGRSGRIDEARGVLLEIPEVSGSVLASLLGASKFYSDTKTGEEMARLLVELDPESTLPFVVLSSIYAEKGRWKDVEELRSEMDRRRLKKISGFSSVIVR; translated from the coding sequence atgaagagaaaaTTATCATATCTAGTTAGAACAGGATTTTACATAGAAGCTCTCTCTTTATTTTCAAAGCTTCATTTTCAGTCACACCCCGTAGACGAATTCACCTTTCCTTTCCTTCTTAAAGCGTGCTCGAAGCTCAAACTACTCCCACATGGTCAAATACTTCACGCCCATCTCACAAAAACTGGGTTCAATTCAGATATATACACCGCCACATCCCTCACAGACATGTACTTCAAGTTTCAGTTCATGGGAAGCGCACTCAAGGTGTTCGACGAAATTACTGAACCAAATACAACATTGATCAACGTTGTAGTATCTGGGTTTTCCCAGAACGGGTATTACAAGGAATCTTTGGACATTTTCAGACGAGTTAATAGTGAGTATGGACTCAAACCCGATTCTGCCACCATTGCTAGCTTGTTGTCAGGTTGTGAAAATGACCTAAAAGATGGCCTCCAGATCCATTGTTGGGCTTTCAAGATCGGTGTTGAAACAGACATTTATGTAGCCACATCCCTTGTAACAATGTACTCTAACTATAAACATCCAGAAACCGCATCAATTGTTTTCAAACAAATCCATAATCGAAATGTAACTTGCTATAATGCATATCTTACCGGTTTattacaaaatcaaaattttcaacccgtaatagaaacattcaaacaaatGCTCCAATCATCAGATGAAAACCCAAATCCAGTCACCTTTATTTCTGTTCTATCCGCATGTTCTAATctcaagaatctgaagtttggaACACAGGTTCATGGGCTACTTATTAAACTCAATTTGGTACTCAACGTGTTAACTGGAACTGCACTTTTGGACATGTATTCCAAATGCGGATATTGGCATTGGGCTCATGATGTTTTCAAGAATCTTGAAGGTGTAAGAAATCTAATAACATGGAATTCAATGATTTCAGGGATGATGTTGAATGGGGAGATTGAAACTGCTATTCATTTGTTTTCAATGTTGGGATCCGAAGGATTTAAACCCGATTCAGCAACATGGAATTGTATGATAAACGGGTTTTCGCACCTCGGGAAAACCCACGAATCTTTCTTGTTTTTTAAAAAGATGTTAGAAACCGGTGAATCCCCGAGTATGAAATCGATCACAAGTTTATTATCTGCTTGTGCTTCTATGTTTGGTTTTGTAAGTGGTAAAGAAATCCATGGATATGTAATTAGAAATGGTATTAATCATGATGAATTTGTAGCCACTGCACTTGTGGATATGTACATGAAATGCAGTCGGCCTTCATGGGCGTTTTTGGTATTTAACAATCTTGAAATAAAACCGAGCGATCCCGTGATTTGGAACGCGATGATATCAGGGTATGGGCGAAATGGGGAGATTGAATCTGCTTTTGAGATGTTTGATTGGATGTTAAAAGAGAATGTGAAACCAAATTCATCGACTTTTAACTGTCTTTTATCTTGTTGTAGTCATAGTGGAAAAGTCGAGAAAAGTTTGGAGATTTTAAGGATGATGAAATGTTACGATTTGGTACCGGGTTCAGAGCATTATGGTAGTGTGATTGATGTTTTGGGTAGGTCTGGTAGAATAGATGAAGCTCGGGGGGTGTTATTGGAAATTCCGGAAGTTTcagggtcggttttggcttctTTGCTTGGTGCATCCAAGTTTTATTCGGATACGAAAACAGGAGAAGAAATGGCGAGATTGCTTGTGGAATTGGATCCCGAAAGTACTCTGCCTTTTGTGGTTTTATCGAGTATTTATGCTGAGAAGGGAAGGTGGAAGGATGTGGAAGAGTTGAGAAGTGAGATGGATCGAAGGAGATTGAAAAAGATTAGTGGTTTTAGTTCGGTGATTGTAAGataa